From a region of the Opitutia bacterium genome:
- a CDS encoding HAMP domain-containing protein encodes MRLFAKTLLGRTALYLGTLLVIGQIFWTATAHYLLETQVKPAYGRQIVDMVAMAQALIESQPPDADLSSLRTLRLPRFDALEILPDSQPRPEMIAHDPDDIPGDLSERLQERFGPSALCLREKEVEITWLRFPARGQYFWLKFLTEPDQGVVTSAKFLLISLLLALAVGGSYLIVFRLTRQLRYVTEAARAIGRGEPPAILATKGPEEIRALCEGFNQMSRDLVKLEADRRLMLAGISHDLRTPLTRLRIAVEMAAPHDPAMVHDIEDMDAILRQFLDYARDGSEERPGMHDLDTLVRETGRRFAERGHDIEIVLGQVAPFAFRPNSIRRVLDNLVDNAVRYGEGVVRLETRAAPGEVTVSVSDHGPGIRRGAPADYIQPFAREDGSRSTRGAGLGLTIADRFVRLHGGRLRLENTTTGFRACIEIPLRGAMRGPSG; translated from the coding sequence ATGAGACTCTTTGCCAAGACCCTTTTGGGGCGCACCGCGCTCTACCTCGGAACCCTGCTCGTGATTGGCCAGATCTTCTGGACCGCGACGGCGCACTATCTCCTGGAGACCCAGGTGAAACCTGCCTACGGGCGGCAGATCGTCGATATGGTCGCGATGGCCCAGGCGTTGATCGAGAGCCAGCCTCCCGACGCCGACCTGTCCTCCCTGCGAACGCTGCGCCTGCCGAGGTTCGACGCATTGGAGATTCTTCCGGATTCCCAACCTCGACCGGAAATGATCGCGCACGACCCCGACGATATTCCGGGCGACCTGAGCGAGCGGTTGCAGGAGCGGTTTGGGCCGTCGGCGCTTTGTCTCCGGGAAAAAGAAGTGGAAATCACCTGGCTGCGTTTTCCCGCGCGCGGACAATACTTTTGGCTGAAATTCCTGACGGAGCCGGATCAAGGCGTCGTCACTTCGGCCAAGTTTCTGCTGATCTCGCTGCTGCTGGCGCTGGCCGTGGGAGGATCCTACCTGATCGTGTTCCGGCTCACGCGACAATTGCGCTACGTCACCGAAGCGGCCCGAGCCATCGGGCGCGGCGAGCCGCCGGCGATCCTGGCCACGAAGGGGCCGGAGGAAATCCGCGCGCTCTGCGAGGGATTCAACCAGATGTCGCGCGACCTCGTGAAACTCGAGGCCGATCGCCGGCTCATGCTCGCCGGCATCTCACACGACCTCCGCACACCGCTCACCCGTCTGCGCATCGCCGTGGAAATGGCCGCGCCGCACGATCCTGCCATGGTCCACGACATCGAGGACATGGACGCGATCCTCCGGCAATTTCTCGATTACGCCCGCGACGGAAGCGAGGAGCGGCCTGGGATGCACGACCTCGATACGCTGGTCCGGGAGACCGGCCGGCGGTTTGCGGAACGCGGTCACGACATCGAGATCGTCCTCGGGCAGGTGGCACCGTTCGCCTTCCGCCCGAATTCGATCCGTCGCGTGTTGGACAACCTGGTCGACAACGCCGTGCGCTACGGCGAGGGCGTCGTGCGCTTGGAGACTCGCGCCGCGCCCGGCGAGGTGACGGTTTCAGTTTCCGACCACGGCCCCGGCATCCGTCGCGGCGCCCCGGCGGACTACATCCAACCCTTTGCCCGGGAGGACGGGTCGCGTTCGACGCGGGGGGCGGGACTCGGCCTCACCATCGCCGACCGGTTCGTGCGCCTGCATGGCGGTCGCCTTCGTCTGGAAAACACGACGACCGGCTTCCGCGCGTGCATCGAGATCCCGCTCCGCGGTGCGATGAGGGGTCCGTCTGGCTAA
- the panC gene encoding pantoate--beta-alanine ligase encodes MNAPRLHESIAAWRAERAGPRFAGCSVGFVPTMGALHAGHRALLERARTENDRVVLSVFVNPTQFNDPADLAKYPRTLAEDVELARGLATDVFVPNAAEMYPDRYRYRVSELEFSRELEGAHRPGHFDGVLTVVLKLLNLVQPTRSYFGEKDWQQLQLVRGMAEALFLPGEIVACPTVRDSDGLALSSRNRRLAPADRAHAAAFPKLLRAGTAAAAEQALRGAGFAVDYVAERDGVRLGAVHIGGVRLIDNVRL; translated from the coding sequence ATGAACGCGCCGCGCCTCCACGAATCGATCGCGGCGTGGCGCGCCGAGCGGGCGGGGCCGCGCTTTGCGGGTTGCTCGGTCGGATTTGTGCCGACGATGGGCGCGTTGCACGCCGGGCATCGCGCGCTGCTCGAGCGGGCGCGGACGGAGAACGACCGCGTGGTGCTCAGCGTCTTCGTCAACCCGACGCAGTTCAACGACCCGGCCGACCTCGCAAAATATCCGCGCACGCTCGCCGAGGACGTGGAGCTCGCGCGCGGGCTCGCGACCGACGTGTTCGTGCCGAATGCGGCGGAGATGTATCCCGACCGCTACCGCTATCGCGTGAGCGAGCTGGAATTCAGCCGCGAACTCGAGGGCGCGCACCGGCCCGGGCATTTCGACGGCGTGCTCACGGTGGTGTTGAAGCTGCTCAACCTCGTGCAGCCGACGCGCTCGTATTTCGGCGAGAAGGACTGGCAGCAGCTCCAGCTCGTGCGCGGCATGGCGGAAGCGCTGTTCCTGCCCGGCGAGATCGTCGCGTGCCCGACCGTGCGCGACTCCGACGGCTTGGCGCTCAGCTCGCGCAATCGCCGGCTCGCGCCAGCCGACCGCGCGCACGCGGCGGCGTTTCCGAAGCTCTTGCGCGCCGGCACCGCGGCGGCGGCGGAGCAGGCGTTGCGCGGCGCGGGCTTCGCGGTCGACTACGTGGCGGAGCGCGACGGCGTGCGACTCGGCGCGGTGCACATCGGCGGTGTGAGACTCATCGACAATGTGCGCCTCTGA
- a CDS encoding (2Fe-2S)-binding protein, with the protein MPTFRLNINGQTHSVEAPADTPLLWILRDNLQLTGTKFGCGQGLCGACTVHLNGVPVRSCQMPVSVVAGMPITTIEGLDPAGAHPLQKAWCDHDVSQCGYCQPGQIMTAAALLKSNPAPSDTDIDSAMSGNLCRCGTYLRIRAAIKDAASLNVPASVPATTTANSGGVK; encoded by the coding sequence ATGCCAACCTTTCGCCTGAACATCAACGGGCAGACCCATAGCGTCGAAGCCCCGGCGGACACCCCGCTGCTCTGGATCCTCCGCGACAATCTCCAGCTCACCGGCACGAAATTCGGCTGCGGCCAGGGCCTCTGCGGCGCCTGCACCGTGCACCTCAACGGCGTGCCCGTCCGCTCCTGCCAGATGCCCGTCTCCGTCGTAGCCGGCATGCCGATCACGACGATTGAAGGCCTCGATCCCGCCGGCGCGCACCCGTTGCAAAAAGCCTGGTGCGACCACGACGTCTCGCAGTGCGGCTACTGCCAGCCCGGCCAGATCATGACCGCCGCCGCGCTGCTGAAATCCAATCCCGCGCCCTCCGACACCGACATCGACTCCGCGATGTCAGGCAACCTCTGCCGCTGCGGCACCTACCTCCGCATCCGCGCCGCGATCAAGGACGCCGCCAGCCTCAACGTCCCCGCGAGCGTCCCCGCCACGACGACAGCGAACTCCGGAGGTGTGAAATGA
- the panB gene encoding 3-methyl-2-oxobutanoate hydroxymethyltransferase, with amino-acid sequence MKSILEFSAAHAARRPIVMTTAYDALMARHAARAGIDALLVGDSVAMTVHGFPSTVHATLEMMVAHTAAVRRGAPELVVVADLPFLAHRRGRQLAVEAAGALVQAGATAVKLEGVAGHEEVIAHLVGSGIPVMGHLGLTPQSIHQLGGYRVQGRSLDEADDIRADARRAADLGVFAVVLECVPAALAAAITAELPVPTIGIGAGLETAGQVLVVTDLLGLDPEFRPKFVRRYADGARLVQDALAAYAADVRAAKFPAAAEVLA; translated from the coding sequence GTGAAGAGCATCCTCGAATTTTCCGCGGCGCACGCCGCCCGCCGGCCGATCGTCATGACGACGGCCTACGACGCCCTGATGGCGCGCCATGCGGCCCGCGCGGGCATCGACGCGTTGCTGGTCGGCGACAGCGTCGCGATGACGGTGCACGGCTTTCCGTCCACGGTGCATGCCACGCTCGAGATGATGGTGGCGCACACGGCGGCGGTGCGGCGCGGCGCGCCCGAATTGGTCGTGGTGGCGGATTTGCCCTTCCTCGCGCATCGACGCGGCCGGCAACTGGCAGTCGAAGCGGCGGGTGCGCTGGTGCAGGCCGGCGCGACTGCGGTGAAACTCGAGGGCGTGGCCGGACACGAGGAGGTGATCGCGCATCTCGTCGGCAGCGGCATTCCGGTGATGGGCCACCTCGGGCTCACGCCGCAATCGATCCACCAGCTCGGCGGCTATCGCGTGCAAGGCCGTTCGCTCGACGAAGCGGACGACATTCGCGCCGATGCGCGACGCGCGGCGGACTTGGGAGTGTTTGCCGTGGTGCTCGAGTGCGTGCCGGCGGCGCTCGCGGCGGCCATCACGGCCGAGTTGCCGGTGCCGACGATCGGCATCGGGGCCGGGTTGGAAACCGCGGGCCAGGTGCTCGTGGTCACGGACCTGCTCGGGCTCGATCCGGAGTTCCGGCCGAAGTTCGTCCGCCGCTACGCCGATGGGGCGCGGCTCGTGCAGGACGCGCTGGCGGCTTACGCGGCCGATGTGCGCGCGGCGAAATTTCCCGCCGCGGCGGAGGTGCTCGCATGA
- a CDS encoding alpha/beta hydrolase: protein MRLNPACLVLLLLGVSPAVAAPTPPAQPAGGPGGADYAYANVASHSTGEAGDDVTVFWPEKSTAEKLPVIVFAHGWGAVKPEHYLAWIHHLARHGAFVLYPRYQKSLRAQPTEFTPNAVTGVKRGLEWLATQKHLPRADLARIAAVGHSAGGVLAANLTVALPAAGLPSPKAVMCVEPAVLERDGKPLVPLSDLAKVPAATLLLTLSGDADKLVGDTGARRIYESATAVPAENKDWLELRSDDHGTPALAATHRAPAAPLPGFTPPKREEPKGFIRKRIAEKAKERLAERGLDLDSSTQEPPVTDALDYHGTWRLFDALCAAAFENKFRDVALGGGPAQLDMGQWSDSTPVKPLARRSPLRPAP from the coding sequence ATGCGCCTCAATCCCGCCTGCCTTGTCCTCCTGCTTCTCGGCGTTAGCCCGGCCGTCGCCGCTCCTACTCCGCCCGCCCAACCGGCGGGCGGCCCCGGCGGAGCCGACTACGCCTACGCCAACGTCGCATCGCACAGCACCGGCGAGGCCGGCGACGACGTCACGGTTTTCTGGCCCGAGAAATCCACCGCCGAAAAGCTGCCGGTCATCGTCTTCGCGCACGGCTGGGGCGCCGTGAAGCCGGAGCACTACCTCGCCTGGATTCACCATCTCGCGCGCCACGGCGCGTTCGTGCTCTATCCGCGCTATCAAAAGAGCCTGCGCGCCCAGCCGACGGAGTTCACCCCGAACGCTGTCACCGGCGTGAAGCGCGGCCTCGAGTGGCTCGCGACTCAGAAGCACCTCCCGCGCGCCGACCTCGCGCGTATCGCCGCCGTTGGGCACTCCGCCGGCGGCGTGCTCGCCGCGAATCTCACCGTCGCCCTCCCGGCCGCCGGCCTGCCCTCGCCGAAAGCCGTCATGTGCGTCGAGCCCGCCGTCCTCGAGCGCGACGGCAAGCCGCTCGTCCCGCTGAGCGATCTCGCCAAAGTTCCGGCCGCGACGCTCCTCCTCACGCTCTCCGGCGATGCCGATAAACTCGTCGGCGACACCGGCGCCCGCCGCATCTACGAATCCGCCACCGCCGTGCCGGCCGAAAACAAGGACTGGCTCGAACTCCGCTCCGACGACCACGGCACGCCCGCACTTGCGGCGACCCACCGCGCGCCCGCCGCGCCGCTGCCCGGCTTCACCCCGCCGAAGCGCGAGGAGCCGAAGGGATTCATCCGGAAACGCATCGCCGAAAAAGCCAAGGAACGCCTCGCCGAGCGCGGGCTCGATCTCGACTCATCCACCCAGGAGCCACCGGTCACCGACGCGCTCGACTATCACGGCACGTGGCGGCTCTTCGACGCGCTCTGCGCCGCGGCCTTCGAAAACAAATTCCGCGACGTCGCGCTCGGCGGCGGTCCGGCGCAGCTCGACATGGGCCAGTGGAGCGACAGCACGCCGGTGAAACCCCTCGCGCGCCGCAGTCCGCTCCGCCCCGCGCCGTAG
- a CDS encoding dihydroorotate dehydrogenase-like protein codes for MNLTTNYLGLQLKHPIMPGASPLTNNLASIRQLEDAGASAIVLASLFEEQVRLTQTERLKLENRLSEADPLNEPTRFFEGSDAYAFGPDEYLEHIYRAKVAVDIPIIASLNARTPTTWVDFARSVQQAGADAIELNLYFLPTDTDTTGAQIEERMLEIVTSVRENSSLPLAVKLSPFFSSLPNFTERLYAAGVKSVVLFNRFYQPDINVRFREVAPKLELSDSSELLLRLRWLAILSGRVPVDLAVTGGVHTPVDVIKSILAGADTVQVVSALLRYGPQHLRSLVNGLKSYLEEHHFRSVAELRGKLSLKNSPNPEAYERANYVHSLLFWDR; via the coding sequence ATGAATCTCACGACGAACTACCTTGGGCTGCAATTGAAGCATCCCATCATGCCGGGGGCTTCCCCGCTGACCAACAACCTCGCGTCCATCCGCCAACTCGAGGACGCCGGCGCTTCCGCCATCGTGCTCGCTTCGCTCTTCGAGGAACAGGTGCGGCTCACGCAGACCGAGCGGCTGAAACTCGAAAACCGCCTCTCCGAAGCCGATCCCCTCAACGAGCCCACGCGCTTCTTCGAGGGCAGCGACGCCTACGCCTTCGGACCCGACGAATATCTCGAACACATCTACCGCGCCAAGGTCGCCGTCGACATCCCCATCATCGCCTCGCTCAACGCCCGCACGCCCACCACGTGGGTCGACTTTGCCCGCAGCGTGCAACAAGCCGGCGCCGACGCCATCGAGCTCAACCTCTACTTCCTGCCCACCGACACCGACACCACCGGCGCGCAAATCGAGGAGCGCATGCTCGAGATCGTCACGTCCGTGCGCGAGAATTCCTCGCTGCCGCTCGCGGTGAAACTCTCGCCGTTCTTCTCGTCGCTCCCGAACTTCACCGAACGTCTCTACGCCGCCGGCGTGAAGAGCGTCGTCCTCTTCAATCGTTTCTACCAGCCCGACATCAACGTCCGCTTCCGCGAAGTCGCGCCGAAGCTCGAACTCTCCGACTCCTCCGAGCTGCTCCTCCGCCTTCGCTGGCTCGCGATCCTCAGCGGCCGCGTGCCCGTCGATCTCGCGGTCACCGGCGGCGTGCACACGCCGGTCGACGTCATCAAATCGATCCTCGCCGGCGCCGACACCGTGCAAGTGGTCTCCGCCTTGCTCCGCTACGGTCCCCAGCACCTGCGCTCGCTCGTGAACGGCCTCAAGTCCTACCTCGAGGAGCACCATTTCCGCTCGGTCGCCGAACTCCGCGGCAAACTCAGCCTCAAGAACAGCCCGAACCCCGAAGCCTACGAGCGCGCGAACTACGTGCACTCGCTCCTGTTCTGGGATCGGTAG
- a CDS encoding xanthine dehydrogenase family protein molybdopterin-binding subunit — translation MSADSSAFSRREFLRLTALAGGGFALGYVLPRDLLAQATPLDNTLRAFTPNAFIRIEPSGLVTLVAKNPEFGQGVKTTLPMILAEELDVDFASVRIEQGNLDPQLGFQLSGGSTSVPTNYLPLRRAGAVARHQLVAAAAQTWNVPATELTTDKGRVKHAVTGRMLSYGELATKAAQLPLPDENSVPLKPIADFKLLGSRVGGVDNPAIVTGRVRFGLDQHVPGLRIAVFEKCPVFGGRVRSANLDDIRGQPGVRHAFVIEGGSDLETLVPGVAIVADNTWAAFNARRRLRVDWDFGPGAAQSTDGFDREATARATQPGAPVLVAGDAEAALAAAARQLTASYSYPYIAHATMEPMNCTAIPKPDGGLELLVPTQMPQRVVDQINEVLKVPKNKIVPKVVRMGGAFGRRYMHDYAMEAAAIALKCGESVKLTWTREDDMRHDFYRPTGWHHLRAGLDAAGNFVALHDRFITVGLNTSEKPGFCAEFVGENFPFNAVPHVRVEQHILNTNIPLGPLRAPVANTHAFVTESFLDEIAHATGRDPLALRLDLLGADRVLPKINFNTGRMKSVLRGVADDAKWGRTFPRGEGLGLASYYSHAGYFAEVVHASVAPDGTLKVHEVWVVADVGPIMNLSGAENQVQGSVVDALGAAWLQEITVERGAVVQGNFNDYPLLRIDAAPPRVNVRFLQSDNPPTGLGEPGYPPLPPALCNAIFAATGKRIRRLPLTRNDLRWS, via the coding sequence ATGAGCGCCGATTCCTCCGCCTTTTCCCGTCGCGAATTTCTCCGCCTCACCGCGCTCGCCGGCGGCGGTTTCGCGCTCGGCTATGTGCTGCCGCGCGACCTCCTCGCCCAAGCCACGCCGCTCGACAACACCCTTCGCGCGTTCACGCCCAACGCCTTCATCCGCATCGAGCCGAGCGGCCTCGTCACCCTCGTCGCGAAGAACCCCGAGTTCGGCCAAGGCGTGAAGACCACGCTGCCCATGATCCTCGCCGAGGAACTCGACGTGGACTTCGCCTCCGTGCGCATCGAGCAGGGCAATCTCGATCCGCAACTCGGCTTCCAGCTCTCCGGCGGCAGCACGTCCGTGCCGACCAACTACCTGCCGCTGCGCCGTGCGGGCGCGGTCGCGCGCCACCAACTCGTCGCCGCCGCGGCGCAAACGTGGAACGTGCCCGCCACCGAGCTCACCACCGACAAAGGCCGGGTGAAGCACGCCGTCACCGGCCGCATGCTCAGCTACGGCGAACTCGCGACGAAGGCCGCGCAACTCCCGCTGCCCGACGAAAACTCGGTGCCGCTGAAACCCATCGCCGACTTCAAGCTCCTCGGCTCGCGCGTCGGCGGCGTGGACAATCCCGCCATCGTCACCGGCCGCGTGCGCTTCGGCCTCGACCAACACGTGCCCGGCCTGCGCATCGCCGTTTTCGAAAAATGCCCCGTCTTCGGCGGCCGCGTCCGCTCGGCCAATCTCGACGACATTCGCGGCCAGCCGGGCGTGCGCCATGCGTTCGTCATCGAGGGCGGCAGCGACCTCGAAACGCTCGTGCCCGGCGTCGCCATCGTCGCCGACAACACCTGGGCCGCCTTTAACGCCCGCCGTCGCCTCCGCGTGGATTGGGATTTCGGCCCCGGCGCCGCGCAGAGCACCGACGGCTTCGACCGCGAAGCCACCGCCCGCGCCACGCAACCCGGCGCGCCCGTGCTCGTCGCGGGCGATGCCGAAGCCGCGCTCGCCGCCGCCGCGCGCCAGCTCACCGCGAGTTATTCCTATCCCTACATCGCCCACGCGACGATGGAGCCGATGAACTGCACGGCGATTCCGAAGCCCGACGGCGGCCTCGAACTCCTCGTGCCCACGCAAATGCCGCAGCGCGTCGTCGACCAGATCAACGAGGTGCTCAAGGTGCCGAAGAACAAAATCGTCCCGAAGGTCGTGCGCATGGGCGGCGCGTTCGGACGGCGCTACATGCACGACTACGCGATGGAGGCCGCCGCCATCGCGCTCAAGTGCGGCGAATCCGTGAAACTCACCTGGACGCGCGAGGACGACATGCGTCACGACTTCTATCGCCCGACCGGCTGGCATCACCTCCGCGCCGGTCTCGACGCCGCGGGCAACTTCGTCGCGCTGCACGACCGGTTCATCACCGTCGGCCTCAACACGAGCGAGAAGCCCGGTTTCTGCGCCGAGTTCGTCGGGGAGAATTTCCCCTTCAACGCCGTGCCGCACGTCCGCGTCGAGCAGCACATCCTCAACACCAACATCCCGCTCGGTCCGCTCCGCGCCCCCGTCGCCAACACGCACGCGTTCGTCACCGAGTCGTTCCTCGACGAGATCGCGCACGCCACCGGCCGCGACCCGCTCGCACTGCGACTCGACCTGCTCGGCGCCGATCGCGTGCTGCCGAAGATCAACTTCAACACCGGACGCATGAAGTCCGTGCTTCGCGGTGTCGCCGACGACGCCAAGTGGGGCCGCACGTTCCCACGCGGCGAAGGCCTCGGTCTCGCGAGCTACTACAGCCACGCCGGCTACTTCGCCGAAGTCGTGCACGCCAGTGTCGCACCCGACGGCACGCTGAAAGTGCACGAGGTCTGGGTCGTCGCCGACGTCGGCCCGATCATGAACCTCAGCGGCGCGGAAAACCAAGTGCAGGGCTCCGTCGTGGACGCGCTCGGCGCCGCGTGGCTGCAGGAGATCACCGTCGAGCGCGGCGCGGTCGTGCAGGGCAACTTCAACGACTACCCGCTGCTCCGCATCGACGCCGCGCCGCCGCGCGTCAACGTGCGCTTCCTCCAGAGCGACAACCCGCCGACCGGACTCGGCGAGCCCGGCTACCCGCCGCTGCCGCCCGCACTCTGCAACGCGATCTTCGCCGCCACCGGCAAACGCATCCGCCGCCTCCCGCTCACGCGCAACGACCTGCGCTGGAGTTGA
- the ompR gene encoding two-component system response regulator OmpR, protein MEAPTKLLIVEDDTRTRALLDRYLKEQGFAVLTLASGRRLDEMLAAHPVKLLILDLMLPGEDGLSLCRRLRARGEEVPIIILTAKGDEVDRVVGLEVGADDYVSKPFSPRELVARINAVLRRRQPAAVRGAPSPLPQVVRLGACELNLRTRELSRAGEKLMMTTGEFAVLEALVRHPHTPLSRDKLMDLARGKEHGIHDRSMDVQVSRVRRLVEADSAKPRYIQTVWGFGYVFVPDETE, encoded by the coding sequence ATGGAGGCACCGACCAAACTTTTGATCGTGGAAGACGACACCCGCACGCGGGCGCTCCTGGATCGCTACCTGAAGGAGCAGGGCTTTGCGGTGCTCACGCTCGCCAGCGGGCGGCGCCTCGACGAGATGCTCGCCGCGCACCCGGTTAAGCTCCTCATCCTCGATCTGATGCTCCCGGGCGAGGACGGTCTTTCGCTTTGCCGGCGGTTGCGCGCGCGGGGAGAGGAGGTCCCCATCATCATCCTCACGGCAAAAGGGGACGAAGTCGACCGGGTCGTCGGCTTGGAAGTCGGTGCCGACGACTATGTGTCGAAGCCCTTCAGCCCGCGCGAACTCGTGGCGCGCATCAACGCCGTGCTCCGGCGCCGCCAACCCGCGGCGGTCCGCGGCGCGCCGTCGCCGCTGCCGCAGGTCGTGCGCCTCGGCGCCTGCGAACTGAACCTGCGCACGCGCGAACTCAGTCGTGCCGGCGAGAAGCTCATGATGACCACCGGCGAGTTCGCGGTGCTGGAGGCGCTCGTCCGGCATCCGCACACGCCGCTCTCGCGCGACAAGCTCATGGACCTTGCGCGCGGCAAGGAGCACGGCATCCACGACCGCAGCATGGACGTGCAGGTCTCGCGCGTGCGTCGCCTCGTCGAGGCGGATTCCGCGAAGCCGCGCTACATCCAAACCGTGTGGGGCTTCGGCTACGTGTTCGTGCCCGACGAAACAGAATGA
- the hflX gene encoding GTPase HflX, which produces MADFLTDQKKTTRALLVGVQTHDMAAGEGAELLGELKELVENLGIVVARTVLVTIRTGEQPKFLIGTGKTAELIGLAKADECDLIVFDKELSPAQQRNWEEESGLAVIDRQEVILEIFADRAQTREAVLQVALARMEYSLPRLTRAWTHLSRQRGKGAMGGEGETQLEQDRRLVRDRIAHLKRELEQVLQQRDVQRRRRMRKPVPGAAIVGYTNAGKSSLLNKLTGAQVLAADKLFATLDPTTRQLALPDGRTLLMTDTVGFIRRLPHRLVEAFKATLEEVVVSDFIIHVLDIANPNVEHHFATTMEVLGELGAADKPMIIAFNKVDATTPETIALFRARHPEALFISVHTGEGLDRLLARCAELAIDDQMSAELLLPHDRYDLVAKLHQLGTVAEQDTRDEGVFIRGRFPLKQRALFEPFLAPVAAPAAPKKKSAKPAAARAR; this is translated from the coding sequence ATGGCAGATTTCCTCACCGACCAGAAAAAGACCACGCGCGCGCTCCTCGTCGGCGTTCAGACGCACGACATGGCTGCCGGCGAAGGCGCCGAGCTGCTCGGTGAACTCAAGGAACTCGTCGAAAACCTCGGCATCGTCGTCGCTCGCACGGTCCTCGTGACCATCCGCACCGGCGAGCAGCCAAAATTCCTCATCGGCACCGGCAAGACCGCCGAACTCATCGGCCTCGCCAAGGCGGACGAGTGCGACCTCATCGTGTTCGACAAGGAACTCTCCCCCGCCCAGCAGCGCAACTGGGAGGAAGAATCCGGCCTCGCCGTCATCGACCGCCAGGAAGTCATCCTCGAAATCTTCGCCGACCGCGCGCAGACCCGCGAAGCCGTCCTCCAAGTCGCCCTCGCGCGCATGGAATATTCGCTGCCGCGCCTCACGCGCGCGTGGACGCACCTTTCGCGTCAGCGCGGCAAGGGCGCCATGGGCGGCGAAGGCGAGACGCAGCTCGAGCAGGACCGCCGCCTCGTGCGCGACCGCATCGCGCACCTCAAGCGCGAGCTCGAGCAGGTGCTCCAGCAGCGCGACGTCCAGCGCCGCCGCCGCATGCGCAAGCCCGTGCCCGGCGCGGCCATCGTCGGCTACACCAACGCCGGCAAATCCTCGCTCCTCAACAAACTCACCGGCGCGCAGGTCCTCGCCGCCGACAAGCTCTTCGCCACCCTCGACCCGACTACGCGCCAACTCGCGCTCCCCGACGGCCGCACGCTGCTCATGACCGACACCGTCGGCTTCATCCGCCGCCTGCCGCACCGTCTCGTCGAAGCCTTCAAGGCCACGCTCGAGGAAGTCGTCGTTTCCGATTTCATCATCCACGTCCTCGACATCGCCAACCCGAACGTCGAACACCACTTCGCCACCACGATGGAAGTGCTCGGCGAACTCGGCGCCGCCGACAAACCGATGATCATCGCGTTCAACAAAGTCGACGCGACCACGCCCGAGACGATCGCGCTCTTCCGCGCCCGCCATCCGGAAGCGCTCTTCATCAGCGTGCACACCGGCGAAGGCCTCGACCGCCTCCTCGCGCGCTGCGCCGAACTCGCGATCGACGACCAGATGTCCGCCGAACTGCTCCTCCCGCACGACCGCTACGACCTCGTCGCCAAGCTCCACCAACTCGGCACCGTCGCCGAGCAGGACACGCGCGACGAAGGCGTCTTCATCCGCGGCCGCTTCCCGCTGAAACAGCGCGCGCTCTTCGAACCGTTCCTCGCTCCAGTGGCCGCGCCCGCCGCGCCGAAGAAAAAATCCGCCAAGCCCGCCGCCGCCCGCGCGCGCTAA
- a CDS encoding YdcF family protein, whose amino-acid sequence MLFFNKLLPVFVLPIGVVSLLILLAAWKKWRWAAVLAAVVLLASSTGVVADALFRSLENAYPARSIGSLPECDAVLVLGGVLSPGKESGLITEWSEAVERFEAGVQIVQRGKARVVLFTGDTRGSEGTALQREALERGVPREQTAVIGAVGNTADEAAQLKRYAAQHGLKRVVLVTSAWHLPRAMRLFKKAGVELVPFPVDFRALPNRALPYLDWIPSAGALGKTELALRECYGMAFYAVFGD is encoded by the coding sequence GTGCTTTTCTTCAACAAGCTGCTGCCGGTGTTCGTGCTGCCGATCGGAGTCGTGAGCCTGCTCATCCTGCTCGCGGCGTGGAAGAAATGGCGCTGGGCGGCTGTGCTCGCGGCGGTCGTGTTGCTGGCGTCGTCGACCGGCGTTGTGGCGGATGCGCTATTTCGCTCGCTGGAAAACGCCTACCCGGCGCGCAGCATCGGCAGCCTGCCCGAGTGCGACGCGGTCCTCGTGTTGGGCGGCGTTCTTTCGCCGGGCAAGGAGTCGGGGCTCATCACCGAATGGTCCGAAGCGGTCGAGCGCTTCGAGGCCGGCGTGCAGATCGTGCAGCGCGGCAAGGCGCGCGTGGTGCTTTTCACCGGCGACACGCGCGGCTCGGAGGGCACGGCACTGCAACGCGAGGCGCTGGAGCGCGGCGTGCCGCGCGAGCAGACGGCGGTGATCGGTGCGGTGGGCAACACGGCGGACGAAGCCGCGCAATTGAAGCGCTATGCGGCGCAGCACGGCCTCAAGCGCGTCGTGCTCGTGACGTCGGCGTGGCACCTGCCGCGTGCGATGCGGTTGTTCAAGAAGGCCGGCGTGGAGCTGGTGCCGTTTCCGGTGGATTTCCGCGCGCTGCCGAACCGTGCGCTGCCGTATCTCGATTGGATCCCGAGCGCGGGCGCGCTCGGAAAAACCGAACTGGCACTGCGCGAGTGCTACGGGATGGCGTTCTACGCGGTGTTCGGCGACTGA